A genomic stretch from Kribbella amoyensis includes:
- the nadA gene encoding quinolinate synthase NadA encodes MTTIADGPKSLPLLFLGKDTDPHSERGVECPGALPPASDPDLVERARKAKEALGDKVFVLGHHYQRDEVIQFADVTGDSFKLARDAAARPDAPYIVFCGVHFMAESADILTNDDQTVILPDLAAGCSMADMARIQQVEAAWDALADAGVADVTVPVTYMNSSADIKAFCGRNGGAVCTSSNADVALDWAFQQGEKVLFLPDQHLGRNTAVQKMGISLDECVVYDPHKPGGGLTADQLAAAKMILWRGHCSVHGRFTAESVDDVRARVPGVNVLVHPECRHEVVTKADLVGSTEYIIKVLDEAEPGTSWAVGTELNLVQRLAKQHPDKNIVFLDKAVCYCATMNRIDLPHFVWALENLVAGTVVNPIKVDRETEHYAKLALDRMLALPGKTARD; translated from the coding sequence GTGACGACGATCGCAGACGGCCCGAAGTCCCTCCCCCTGCTGTTCCTGGGCAAGGACACCGACCCGCACTCGGAGCGCGGCGTGGAGTGCCCCGGCGCGTTGCCACCGGCCTCCGACCCGGACCTGGTCGAGCGGGCCCGGAAGGCGAAGGAGGCGCTCGGCGACAAGGTGTTCGTGCTCGGGCACCACTACCAGCGCGACGAGGTGATCCAGTTCGCCGACGTCACCGGTGACTCGTTCAAGCTCGCCCGCGACGCCGCGGCCCGGCCGGACGCGCCGTACATCGTCTTCTGCGGTGTGCACTTCATGGCCGAGTCCGCCGACATCCTCACCAACGACGACCAGACCGTGATCCTGCCGGACCTGGCCGCCGGGTGCTCGATGGCCGACATGGCCCGGATCCAGCAGGTCGAGGCCGCCTGGGACGCGCTCGCCGACGCGGGTGTCGCCGACGTGACGGTCCCGGTGACGTACATGAACTCCAGCGCCGACATCAAGGCGTTCTGCGGCCGCAACGGTGGTGCCGTCTGTACGTCGAGCAACGCCGACGTCGCCCTGGACTGGGCGTTCCAGCAGGGCGAGAAGGTGCTCTTCCTCCCCGACCAGCACCTCGGCCGCAACACCGCCGTCCAGAAGATGGGCATCAGCCTCGACGAGTGCGTCGTCTACGACCCGCACAAGCCGGGCGGCGGCCTCACCGCCGACCAGCTCGCGGCGGCCAAGATGATCCTCTGGCGCGGCCACTGCTCGGTCCACGGCCGCTTCACCGCCGAGTCCGTCGACGACGTCCGCGCCCGCGTCCCCGGCGTCAACGTCCTGGTCCACCCCGAGTGCCGGCACGAGGTCGTCACCAAGGCCGACCTGGTGGGCTCCACGGAGTACATCATCAAGGTCCTCGACGAAGCCGAACCCGGCACCTCCTGGGCCGTCGGCACCGAGCTCAACCTGGTCCAGCGGCTCGCGAAGCAGCACCCGGACAAGAACATCGTCTTCCTGGACAAGGCGGTCTGCTACTGCGCGACGATGAACCGCATCGACCTCCCCCACTTCGTCTGGGCCCTGGAGAACCTCGTCGCCGGCACTGTCGTCAACCCGATCAAGGTCGACCGCGAAACCGAGCACTACGCCAAGCTCGCCCTCGACCGCATGCTCGCCCTCCCCGGCAAAACCGCCCGCGACTGA
- a CDS encoding MBL fold metallo-hydrolase: MELVELTPRLHLLLFAVGQAYLWQDRDQLTLIDTGPIGVGDAIRLAIQDLGRRPEELTRIVLTHAHGDHAGSAAEIRTWSDADLLAHHADAPLVEGLLPVPPPVLRDWERPLYAQVDGHLAAPPIQVDRELGDGDVLDFGGGAQVVWIPGHTAGSIAVHLPQHGVLLTGDAVAEHGGDVILGVFNQDLTAAAHSLSRLAGLDTELLGFGHGDPVLTHGTKRLRELALVSHPEQ, encoded by the coding sequence ATGGAGCTCGTCGAACTCACGCCGCGCCTGCACCTGCTCCTATTCGCCGTCGGCCAGGCGTACCTCTGGCAGGACCGCGACCAGCTCACCCTGATCGACACCGGCCCGATCGGCGTGGGCGACGCGATCCGGCTCGCGATCCAGGACCTCGGCCGTCGCCCGGAGGAACTCACCCGGATCGTCCTCACCCACGCACACGGTGACCACGCCGGCTCGGCCGCCGAGATCCGGACCTGGAGCGACGCGGACCTCCTCGCCCACCACGCCGACGCTCCGCTGGTCGAGGGCCTGCTCCCGGTACCACCGCCGGTACTGCGGGACTGGGAGCGGCCGCTGTACGCCCAGGTCGACGGGCACCTCGCGGCCCCGCCGATCCAGGTGGACCGCGAACTCGGCGACGGCGACGTCCTCGACTTCGGCGGCGGCGCCCAGGTCGTCTGGATCCCCGGTCACACCGCGGGCAGTATCGCGGTCCACCTACCGCAACACGGCGTACTCCTCACCGGTGACGCGGTCGCGGAACACGGCGGCGACGTGATCCTCGGTGTGTTCAACCAGGACCTCACCGCGGCCGCGCATTCGCTGAGCCGGCTGGCCGGACTCGACACCGAACTCCTCGGCTTCGGCCACGGCGATCCGGTCCTCACCCACGGGACGAAACGGCTCCGCGAACTGGCCCTGGTTTCGCATCCTGAGCAGTGA
- a CDS encoding NAD(P)/FAD-dependent oxidoreductase, whose protein sequence is MADVIVVGAGLAGLNCALTLQDRGLSVTVLEAGDAVGGRVRTDVIDGYRCDRGFQLLNPSYPAVRRYVDLPALDLRSFAAGVAVAGDAGTTVVGDPRRQPGLIGRSLLSGFARPLELTRLAAWAAPALGPVSRLLDGPDMTLKESLDEAGVDGRIRREILEPFLAGVLASDDGSTSAKFVRLLVRSFLLGTPAVPADGMAALPEQLAGRLREPVRLGETVTAIESGPKVRTTAGEEPARAVVVATDPTTAGAVVRVRAPRMKGLRTYWFAADDAPRTDNLLVVDGRRDGPVVNTAVMTTAAPSYAPAGRQLIQATTLYPTEATESEVRIQLTRMYGRSAGAWEVVVRHDIAEALPDQLPPLEARQPVDLGDGLYVAGDHRDTASIQGALVSGRRAANTVAAALAG, encoded by the coding sequence ATGGCTGATGTGATCGTGGTCGGAGCCGGACTCGCAGGACTGAACTGCGCGCTCACGCTGCAGGACCGAGGGCTTTCGGTCACCGTGCTGGAGGCCGGTGACGCGGTCGGTGGGCGGGTCCGGACGGACGTGATCGACGGGTACCGCTGCGATCGCGGGTTCCAGCTGCTCAACCCGTCGTACCCGGCGGTCCGGAGGTACGTCGACCTGCCCGCCCTGGATCTGCGATCCTTCGCGGCCGGAGTCGCGGTGGCGGGTGACGCCGGTACGACGGTGGTCGGCGATCCGCGTCGGCAGCCGGGGTTGATCGGTCGCTCGCTGCTGAGCGGGTTCGCCCGGCCGTTGGAGCTGACCCGGTTGGCGGCCTGGGCGGCGCCCGCGCTCGGTCCGGTGTCGCGGTTGCTCGACGGGCCGGACATGACGTTGAAGGAGTCGCTCGACGAGGCAGGCGTGGACGGGCGGATCCGGCGGGAGATCCTCGAACCGTTCCTGGCGGGCGTGCTCGCTTCGGACGACGGGAGCACGTCGGCGAAGTTTGTGCGACTGCTCGTGCGGAGCTTCCTGCTCGGGACTCCGGCGGTGCCGGCTGACGGGATGGCGGCACTGCCTGAGCAGTTGGCGGGGCGGCTGCGGGAACCGGTTCGGTTGGGGGAGACGGTGACCGCGATCGAGTCGGGGCCGAAGGTGCGGACGACGGCGGGCGAGGAGCCAGCGCGGGCGGTGGTGGTGGCGACGGATCCGACGACCGCGGGCGCGGTGGTCCGGGTGCGGGCGCCTCGGATGAAGGGGCTGCGTACGTACTGGTTCGCCGCGGACGATGCGCCGCGGACCGACAATCTGCTGGTGGTCGACGGTCGCCGGGACGGGCCCGTGGTGAACACGGCGGTGATGACGACCGCGGCGCCGTCGTACGCACCGGCGGGCCGGCAGCTGATCCAGGCGACGACGCTCTATCCGACGGAGGCGACGGAGAGCGAGGTACGGATCCAGCTGACGCGGATGTATGGGCGGTCGGCGGGGGCGTGGGAGGTCGTCGTACGGCATGACATCGCGGAGGCGCTGCCGGATCAGCTCCCTCCGCTCGAGGCGCGGCAGCCGGTGGATCTGGGCGACGGTCTGTACGTGGCGGGCGACCACCGGGATACCGCGTCGATCCAGGGAGCGCTGGTCTCGGGACGGCGCGCGGCGAACACGGTCGCTGCCGCGCTGGCTGGTTGA
- a CDS encoding nucleotidyltransferase family protein, whose amino-acid sequence MGADVGKGSRAVAGLVLAAGAGRRMGGPKALVRDADGVAWVVRTVRAVLGGGCTPVLVVVGAEADRVRHELFGEPVEIVTAENWAEGMGASLRVGLEALEVYGRRRAGSVDPEAWPNPDGEEPRSVSEIAAVLVVPVDMPSLTAEVVHRIRAATDAPEPAAVLVRAVYGGVVGHPVVLGRGHWGGVVASAGGDSGAREYLRGRAVVEVECGDLVDGRDVDNPRELPPGHRVR is encoded by the coding sequence ATGGGGGCGGATGTGGGGAAGGGATCCAGGGCGGTAGCTGGGCTGGTACTCGCCGCAGGTGCTGGTCGGCGGATGGGTGGGCCGAAGGCGCTGGTGCGGGATGCGGACGGGGTCGCGTGGGTTGTTCGTACAGTTCGCGCGGTGCTCGGGGGCGGCTGTACGCCGGTGCTGGTGGTCGTCGGCGCGGAGGCTGACCGAGTCCGGCACGAACTGTTCGGGGAACCGGTCGAGATCGTCACAGCCGAGAACTGGGCTGAGGGCATGGGAGCCTCGCTCCGCGTCGGCCTGGAAGCGCTGGAGGTCTACGGTCGGCGACGCGCGGGGTCCGTCGACCCGGAGGCGTGGCCCAACCCAGACGGCGAGGAGCCTCGGTCGGTGTCCGAGATCGCTGCCGTCCTGGTTGTACCGGTCGACATGCCGAGCCTGACCGCCGAGGTTGTCCACCGAATCCGAGCCGCGACAGATGCTCCGGAGCCGGCGGCTGTTCTGGTTCGGGCGGTTTATGGCGGGGTGGTGGGGCATCCGGTGGTTCTGGGGCGGGGGCATTGGGGTGGGGTGGTTGCTTCGGCTGGTGGTGATTCGGGGGCTCGGGAGTACTTACGGGGGCGGGCTGTGGTCGAGGTCGAGTGTGGGGACCTTGTCGACGGTCGGGATGTCGACAATCCTCGCGAGTTGCCGCCGGGGCATCGGGTGCGGTGA
- a CDS encoding AAA family ATPase: MNVVGGAEELAERLRGTGYLADGGLATVGYLALALDRPLLLEGEPGTGKTALAAALAEALELPLIRLQCYEGIDATQALYDWDFPRQILHLRTIEATSRGTVVDRRQSESSPDAPDDGSQDVRGRDGDGSGRGSSRDGDGSGGRPSRGGDGFREGRGRRDEVEEIERSLFDERFLLARPVLRALRESPAVLLVDEIDRADDEFEAFLLEVLSTHEVTIPEFGTITAAVPPIVVLTSNRTREVHDALKRRCLYHWIDHPGLEREVEIVRTRLPGVSRRLAEQVALSVHRMRELDLLKPPGVAETLDWARAIEALGTDTLDIQAAAATLGAVLKYREDTDRVRESLDRLLAS; the protein is encoded by the coding sequence ATGAACGTCGTCGGCGGCGCTGAGGAGCTGGCCGAGCGGCTGCGCGGCACCGGGTACCTCGCCGACGGTGGATTGGCCACCGTCGGTTACCTTGCGCTCGCTCTCGATCGCCCGCTCCTGCTGGAAGGCGAGCCGGGGACCGGGAAGACGGCCCTCGCGGCTGCCCTCGCGGAGGCGCTGGAGCTGCCGCTGATCCGGTTGCAGTGTTACGAGGGGATCGACGCGACTCAGGCGCTGTACGACTGGGACTTCCCGCGCCAGATCCTGCACCTGCGCACCATCGAGGCAACCAGCCGTGGAACGGTTGTCGATCGTCGACAATCCGAAAGCTCACCGGACGCACCCGACGACGGCTCGCAGGATGTGCGGGGGCGGGATGGTGACGGCTCGGGGCGTGGGTCGAGTCGGGATGGTGACGGCTCGGGTGGCCGGCCGAGTCGGGGTGGGGACGGCTTCCGGGAGGGGCGGGGGCGGCGGGACGAGGTCGAGGAGATCGAGAGGTCCTTGTTCGACGAGCGGTTCTTGTTGGCGCGGCCGGTGCTGCGGGCTTTGCGGGAGAGTCCCGCGGTGCTTCTGGTGGACGAGATCGACCGGGCGGACGACGAGTTCGAGGCGTTCCTGCTGGAGGTTCTGTCGACGCACGAGGTGACGATTCCGGAGTTCGGGACGATCACCGCGGCCGTACCGCCGATCGTCGTGCTCACCTCGAACCGGACCCGCGAGGTGCACGACGCGCTCAAACGCCGGTGCCTGTACCACTGGATCGACCACCCCGGCCTGGAACGCGAGGTCGAGATCGTCCGTACCCGCCTACCCGGTGTGTCGCGTCGGTTGGCCGAACAGGTCGCGCTGTCGGTCCATCGGATGCGCGAGCTCGATCTGCTGAAGCCGCCCGGGGTCGCGGAGACGCTGGACTGGGCGCGTGCGATCGAGGCGCTCGGGACCGACACCCTCGACATCCAAGCCGCCGCCGCGACGCTGGGCGCGGTACTCAAATATCGCGAGGACACCGACCGGGTCCGCGAATCCCTGGACCGACTCCTGGCGAGCTGA
- a CDS encoding vWA domain-containing protein, translated as MTRGKDDRPDGAELSADLVLTGFAAALRSAGLAVTADRVHVFLRAVAALDAGLTADVYWAGRAVLCSGPDDTARYDEVFDAWFSGERPRRVVRTMNLAPAKAQATLDVNPGGTNDEGRSLAMSASPTEILRHRDIAELSEADRATLARQFATLKPRAPTRRSPRRRPSSSGEIDPRRTLRAQLQQVGEPARVLYRRRGTRPRRVVFLIDVSGSMRPYADSLIRLAHTMVRVAPRQVEVFTVGTRLTRITSALRHRDAEYALRKAGEVVPDWSGGTRLGEVLKVFLDRWGQRGTARRAVVVVCSDGWERGDAALLGAQLRRLARLAHRVVWLNPHRGKPGYLPVQAGIVAVLPSVDDLIAGHSLASFAELLGVVADA; from the coding sequence ATGACCCGGGGGAAGGACGATCGACCAGACGGCGCGGAGTTGTCGGCAGACCTCGTGCTGACCGGATTCGCCGCTGCCCTGAGGTCGGCCGGCTTGGCAGTGACCGCCGACCGCGTGCACGTCTTCCTCCGCGCCGTGGCTGCTCTGGATGCCGGGCTCACGGCTGACGTGTACTGGGCCGGACGGGCCGTGCTCTGTTCCGGGCCGGACGACACGGCGCGGTACGACGAGGTGTTCGACGCCTGGTTCTCGGGCGAGCGGCCCCGCCGGGTGGTCCGGACGATGAACCTCGCGCCGGCGAAGGCCCAGGCCACCCTCGACGTCAACCCAGGCGGCACGAATGACGAGGGCCGGTCTCTGGCGATGTCGGCCAGCCCGACCGAAATACTGCGTCACCGCGACATCGCCGAGTTGTCCGAAGCCGACCGAGCCACCCTCGCCCGCCAGTTCGCCACCCTGAAACCACGCGCCCCGACACGACGCAGCCCGCGCCGGCGCCCCTCGTCCTCGGGCGAGATCGACCCGCGCCGTACGCTCCGGGCCCAGCTCCAGCAGGTCGGGGAACCAGCGCGCGTCCTCTATCGCCGACGAGGGACCCGGCCGCGGCGTGTGGTGTTCCTGATCGACGTCTCCGGGTCGATGCGGCCGTACGCGGACAGCCTGATCCGGTTGGCGCACACGATGGTCCGGGTGGCTCCGCGCCAGGTCGAGGTCTTCACCGTCGGGACCCGGCTCACCCGGATCACGTCCGCACTCAGGCATCGCGACGCGGAGTACGCCCTGCGCAAGGCGGGTGAGGTCGTCCCGGACTGGTCGGGTGGCACCCGGCTCGGTGAAGTGCTCAAGGTGTTCCTGGATCGGTGGGGTCAGCGGGGTACGGCGCGGCGTGCGGTGGTCGTGGTCTGCAGCGACGGGTGGGAACGCGGGGACGCCGCGTTGCTCGGGGCGCAGCTGCGGCGGCTCGCGCGGCTGGCGCATCGGGTGGTGTGGCTGAACCCGCATCGCGGCAAGCCCGGGTACCTGCCCGTTCAGGCCGGGATCGTGGCCGTGCTGCCGTCGGTGGACGACCTGATCGCGGGGCACAGTCTGGCGAGCTTCGCGGAGTTGTTGGGGGTGGTGGCGGATGCGTGA
- a CDS encoding XdhC family protein, whose product MRDVLTQLVKWWGEGESVAVGTVVATFESAPRPPGAVMLVGPDGEAVGSVSGGCVEGAVYQLGEDVLDSGTAVLERYGVSDESAFAVGLTCGGILDVFVERVDRTSYPELGEVAADITAGRPVAVATVVAHPDPTRVGRRMIVRPVATPDRAATTDRAATSEKPATTDEAATIDRAATIDQAATAGSLGSERADDAVADDARGLLAAGRTETLEYGPDGQRRGEGMRVFVSSFAPVPRLLVFGAIDFAAAVARVGSFLGYRVTVCDARGVFATASRFLSADEVVVDWPHRYLAGEVAAGRIDARTVICVLTHDPKFDVPLLEVALRLPEVAYVGAMGSRRTHDDRLKRLREAGLTDAELARLASPIGLDLGARTPEETAVSIAAEIIALRWGGAGDRLSHQAGPIHH is encoded by the coding sequence ATGCGTGACGTGCTGACGCAGCTGGTGAAGTGGTGGGGCGAGGGTGAATCGGTTGCCGTGGGCACCGTTGTTGCGACGTTCGAGTCGGCACCGCGGCCACCGGGCGCGGTGATGCTGGTCGGCCCGGACGGGGAGGCCGTCGGCAGCGTCTCGGGTGGATGTGTCGAAGGCGCCGTGTATCAGTTGGGCGAGGACGTTCTCGACAGCGGGACCGCGGTGCTGGAGCGGTACGGCGTGAGCGACGAGTCCGCGTTCGCGGTCGGCCTCACCTGCGGCGGCATCCTGGACGTGTTCGTCGAGCGGGTCGACCGGACCTCCTACCCCGAGCTCGGCGAGGTCGCGGCCGACATCACCGCGGGCCGCCCCGTCGCCGTCGCCACGGTCGTCGCGCATCCCGATCCCACCCGCGTCGGCCGCCGGATGATCGTCCGCCCGGTGGCGACCCCCGACCGGGCTGCGACCACCGACCGGGCTGCGACCAGCGAGAAGCCGGCGACGACCGACGAGGCGGCAACCATCGACCGGGCTGCAACCATCGACCAGGCGGCGACGGCCGGGAGCCTGGGATCGGAGCGGGCCGACGACGCGGTCGCCGACGACGCCCGCGGACTGCTCGCGGCCGGCCGGACCGAGACGCTGGAGTACGGCCCGGACGGGCAGCGGCGAGGTGAGGGGATGCGGGTGTTCGTGTCCTCGTTCGCGCCGGTACCGCGGTTGCTGGTGTTCGGCGCGATCGACTTCGCGGCGGCGGTCGCGCGGGTCGGTTCGTTCCTCGGATATCGCGTCACGGTGTGCGACGCGCGGGGCGTGTTCGCGACGGCTTCGCGGTTCCTGTCGGCCGACGAGGTGGTGGTCGACTGGCCGCATCGGTACCTGGCCGGCGAGGTCGCGGCCGGCCGGATCGACGCCCGCACCGTGATCTGCGTCCTCACCCACGACCCGAAGTTCGACGTCCCGCTGCTCGAGGTGGCGTTGCGGCTGCCGGAGGTCGCGTACGTCGGGGCGATGGGGTCGCGGCGGACGCACGACGACCGGCTCAAACGCCTGCGCGAGGCCGGGCTGACGGACGCCGAGCTGGCCAGGCTGGCGAGCCCGATCGGCCTGGACCTGGGGGCGCGGACGCCGGAGGAGACGGCGGTCAGCATCGCCGCCGAGATCATCGCGCTGCGCTGGGGCGGCGCAGGCGACCGGCTCTCGCACCAGGCGGGCCCGATCCACCACTGA
- a CDS encoding (2Fe-2S)-binding protein — protein sequence MSRISMKVDGNSYVDEVEPRMLLVQYLRELVGKTGTVVGCDTGNCGACTVHLDGRSVKSCSLLAVQADGHEVTTIEGLGTNGELHPMQQAFHENHGLQCGYCTPGMIMQSIDLLAENPDPSDDEIRLGLEGNLCRCTGYQNIVRAVRAAAAGDDR from the coding sequence ATGAGCCGGATCAGCATGAAGGTGGACGGAAACAGCTACGTGGACGAGGTCGAGCCACGGATGCTCCTGGTGCAGTACCTGCGGGAACTGGTCGGCAAGACCGGCACCGTGGTCGGCTGCGACACCGGCAACTGCGGCGCCTGCACGGTGCACCTGGACGGGCGGAGCGTGAAGTCCTGCTCGCTGCTCGCGGTCCAGGCCGACGGCCACGAGGTGACCACGATCGAGGGTCTCGGGACGAACGGCGAGCTGCACCCGATGCAGCAGGCGTTCCACGAGAACCACGGCCTGCAGTGCGGGTACTGCACGCCCGGCATGATCATGCAGTCGATCGACCTGCTGGCCGAGAACCCCGACCCCAGCGACGACGAGATCCGGCTGGGACTGGAGGGCAACCTCTGCCGCTGCACGGGGTACCAGAACATCGTCCGCGCTGTCCGGGCGGCGGCCGCGGGAGATGACCGATGA
- a CDS encoding xanthine dehydrogenase family protein molybdopterin-binding subunit — translation MTATQDRPRTEVGTPRRRKEDARLITGRTKWTDNVVLPGLLHLAMVRSPLAHAKIVAVDTEAARSAPGVQAVLTGADLADEQGAMPFAWTATPEQKQPTHPAMAVDRVAFAGEVVAMVVARTAAEAIDAAELVDVDYEELPAALDLKAAAADEVLAHPDLGSNVSAVFRYDSAESGSGGDVDAAIEAARTDGIVIEREFRQQRLIPSFMEPRSIVADPTGEQLTVWSSTQVPHFVRVFLALVLGIPEQKIRVIAPDVGGGFGGKLQFIPEEVLTVAAARRLGKPCKYSETRSESLSAAHHGRDQWQKVTLAADRDGTVRALKVDLLANMGAYLGLVTAGVPILGAFMYNGIYKFGAYRFTCTNVFTNLTWTDAYRGAGRPEATFVVERAMDELAAVVGVDPLEIRERNWIKHEEFPFATVAGLQYDSGNYEAATAKAKELFGYDALRAEQAERRAAGDPVQLGIGVSTYTEMCGLAPSRWLGSMGYVGGGWEHASVRMLPTGKVEVITGTSPHGQGHETAWSQLVADRLGVAFEDVEVLHGDTQVAARGLDTYGSRSLTVGGMAVLAAADRVIEKAKPVAAQLLEANVDDLEYAGGRFGVRGTEAGMTLGELAFAVFQGHKLGGAGEGSLDAEATHEPDDFSFPHGTHLCAIEVDTETGGTRIRSYVCVDDVGVAVNPLIVEGQVHGGVAQGIAQALYEEAVHDESGTLLTGTFVDYLVPSAADLPTIESSRTETPATTNPLGVKGVGEAGTIASTPAVVNAVLDAVRHLGVTDVPMPCTPYRVWKALQEGASS, via the coding sequence ATGACCGCGACCCAGGATCGTCCGCGGACCGAGGTCGGTACGCCGCGCCGGCGCAAGGAGGACGCCCGGCTGATCACCGGCCGGACCAAGTGGACCGACAACGTCGTCCTCCCCGGGCTGCTGCACCTGGCGATGGTGCGCAGCCCGCTCGCACACGCGAAGATCGTTGCTGTTGACACCGAAGCGGCCCGGTCGGCACCCGGCGTCCAGGCGGTACTGACCGGCGCGGACCTGGCTGACGAGCAGGGCGCGATGCCGTTCGCGTGGACGGCGACGCCCGAGCAGAAGCAGCCCACGCATCCCGCGATGGCGGTGGACCGGGTCGCGTTCGCGGGGGAGGTCGTCGCGATGGTGGTCGCCCGGACCGCGGCCGAGGCGATCGACGCGGCCGAGCTGGTGGACGTGGACTACGAGGAACTGCCGGCCGCGCTCGACCTGAAGGCGGCGGCCGCGGACGAGGTGCTGGCGCATCCCGACCTTGGGTCGAACGTGTCCGCGGTGTTCCGGTACGACTCGGCCGAGAGCGGTTCGGGCGGTGACGTCGACGCCGCGATCGAGGCGGCGCGGACCGACGGGATCGTGATCGAACGCGAGTTCCGGCAGCAGCGGCTGATCCCGTCGTTCATGGAGCCGCGCTCGATCGTGGCCGACCCGACCGGCGAGCAGCTGACGGTCTGGTCCTCGACCCAGGTCCCGCACTTCGTCCGGGTGTTCCTCGCTCTCGTGCTCGGGATCCCGGAGCAGAAGATCCGGGTGATCGCGCCGGACGTGGGCGGCGGCTTCGGCGGCAAACTGCAGTTCATCCCCGAGGAGGTGCTGACCGTCGCCGCGGCCCGGCGGCTGGGCAAGCCGTGCAAGTACTCCGAGACCCGGTCCGAGTCGTTGTCCGCGGCCCACCACGGGCGCGACCAGTGGCAGAAGGTCACCCTGGCGGCCGATAGGGACGGGACCGTCCGGGCGCTGAAGGTGGACCTGCTCGCCAACATGGGTGCGTACCTCGGCCTGGTCACGGCGGGCGTCCCGATCCTCGGCGCGTTCATGTACAACGGCATCTACAAGTTCGGCGCGTACCGCTTCACCTGTACCAACGTCTTCACCAACCTGACCTGGACCGACGCGTACCGCGGCGCCGGGCGGCCGGAGGCGACGTTCGTGGTCGAGCGGGCGATGGACGAGCTCGCCGCCGTCGTCGGCGTGGACCCGCTGGAGATCCGGGAGCGCAACTGGATCAAGCACGAGGAGTTCCCGTTCGCCACGGTCGCCGGGTTGCAGTACGACTCCGGCAACTACGAGGCCGCGACCGCGAAGGCGAAGGAGCTGTTCGGGTACGACGCGTTGCGCGCCGAGCAGGCCGAACGACGGGCCGCCGGAGATCCCGTCCAGCTCGGGATCGGCGTCTCGACGTACACCGAGATGTGTGGGCTGGCCCCGTCGCGCTGGCTCGGCTCGATGGGGTACGTCGGTGGCGGCTGGGAGCACGCGTCGGTCCGGATGCTGCCGACCGGCAAGGTCGAGGTGATCACCGGGACGAGTCCGCACGGCCAGGGCCACGAAACCGCGTGGAGTCAGCTGGTCGCGGATCGGCTCGGGGTCGCGTTCGAGGACGTCGAGGTCCTGCACGGTGACACCCAGGTCGCCGCGCGCGGCCTGGACACGTACGGATCGCGCTCGCTCACCGTCGGCGGGATGGCGGTGCTCGCGGCCGCGGACCGGGTGATCGAGAAGGCCAAGCCGGTCGCGGCCCAGTTGCTCGAGGCCAACGTCGACGACCTCGAGTACGCGGGCGGCCGGTTCGGGGTCCGCGGGACCGAGGCCGGGATGACGCTCGGCGAACTCGCCTTCGCCGTCTTCCAGGGCCACAAGCTGGGCGGCGCCGGCGAGGGCTCGCTGGACGCCGAGGCGACCCACGAACCGGACGACTTCTCGTTCCCCCATGGGACCCACCTGTGCGCGATCGAGGTCGACACCGAGACAGGTGGGACAAGGATCCGCTCGTACGTGTGCGTCGACGACGTCGGTGTCGCGGTGAACCCGTTGATCGTCGAAGGACAGGTGCACGGCGGCGTCGCGCAAGGGATCGCGCAGGCCCTGTACGAGGAGGCGGTGCACGACGAATCCGGGACGTTGCTCACCGGCACCTTCGTGGACTACCTGGTCCCGTCGGCGGCCGATCTGCCCACGATCGAGTCGTCGCGGACCGAGACGCCAGCGACCACGAATCCGCTCGGCGTGAAGGGTGTCGGTGAGGCCGGCACGATCGCCTCGACCCCGGCCGTGGTGAACGCCGTCCTCGACGCGGTCCGGCATCTCGGCGTGACCGACGTGCCGATGCCGTGCACGCCGTACCGGGTCTGGAAGGCCTTGCAGGAAGGAGCTTCGTCATGA